ATCCAGGTTGGCCATCGCCATCTCCGCGGCGGCAATGGCCTGCATGGCGGCGCTGGCGTTTCTGTAGATGCAGGGGATTTCCACCAGCCCGCCGATGGGGTCGCAGATCAGCCCCAGCATTCCCTGCAGGCAGAGCGCGATGGAGGTGGAAATCTGCTCGTGCGTTCCCCCGTGCAGCCAGGTGACCGCCGCCGCGCCCATCGCCGCCGCGGTGCCGGTCTCCGCCTGGCACCCGCCCTCGGCGCCGGCCAGGGAGGCGCGCTGGGCGATCACCCCGCCCACGCCGCCCGCCACCAGCATGGCGTCGATCAGCCGCTCCTCGCCCATGCCGCCCTCCGCGAACTCGTCCACGGAGATCAGGATGGCCGGCAGCACGCCCGCGGCCCCCGCGGTTGGGGCGGCCACGATCAGCCCCATCGCGGCGTTCACCTCGAGCGTGGAGATTGCGCGGGCCAGGATGGTGGTCACGCGGGGGCCCAGGATGCGCGGGCCATCGTCCCACAGCCGCTTGGAGCGCCCGCCGGTGAGCCCCGAGGCCGAGCGGACCTTGCCCTCCAGCCCTTCGGCGATGGCGCCGCGCA
This portion of the Longimicrobium sp. genome encodes:
- the sdaAA gene encoding L-serine ammonia-lyase, iron-sulfur-dependent, subunit alpha, coding for MHKSIESLIRDAEQSGRPLPQVVLDRESAEMGIAPEKIRARIGQTLGVMRGAIAEGLEGKVRSASGLTGGRSKRLWDDGPRILGPRVTTILARAISTLEVNAAMGLIVAAPTAGAAGVLPAILISVDEFAEGGMGEERLIDAMLVAGGVGGVIAQRASLAGAEGGCQAETGTAAAMGAAAVTWLHGGTHEQISTSIALCLQGMLGLICDPIGGLVEIPCIYRNASAAMQAIAAAEMAMANLDFPVSADEVIDVMGEVGRRMPAAYRETALGGLAATPSAQRLVQIRPTKRPSGASS